In the bacterium SCSIO 12741 genome, CGGTCTTATCCGAATGAGCCAACAGTCGTTTGGCCTCGAGAACCAATCGCTGATTGATCACTTGTAAGGGCGACTGACTGTTGTATTGGGCGAAAAGATTGGACAGTGTTTTGGGCGATTTGAACAAGAGATCCGCATAATCCTTTACCTGATGCTTTTGCCGAAAATGCATTTCAACCAATACATTGAATCGACGAACAATATCCAACTGGCTGTCTTTGATTTCAGGATTGATTAGAAGCTGCTTGGTCAACCGAGAACTTTTAATGAGCAATCGCTTGAGCAATACACGGAGCATTTCACCCTGAATGTGATCGGTAAAATGAAATTCTTCGCGAAACACCTGAATTAGGTTATGCAAACTCTCCGCTTGCTCTTCGTCGAGTGTGACTACCGGAGCGCTGGTAGAACCATAAAACAGGAAACCATAACAAGATACTTCGTGATCATGGTCGTTGATGCAATAGAACTCCCGATTGAATGAAAGAGAAATCACCTTGTGCTCGTCAGATAAAAATTCCACCTGATTATGAGGAGTAAAGAAGATAAGCTGGTTCTTATTGACCTTTACCGGAAGGGTATCCACCAAAAACTCACAGCCATCTTCCAGTACCCAAATAATGCGGTACAGCCGTTCGGTGTTCATTCTTATGTTTTCGGTGGGGCAGGTAAAGTCGCTCATTTGAAAGAGTCCGCCCTCTTTTTCGTCTTGGTGGTATAATTTCATCTTAACTACAAATGTAGAAACGGCTCTCCCTCCCAAAATGACGGCAAGCAGTCATCTCTACTCATTTTTCTAACCAAATGGAGCGGTAGATTCCATGATGAAACCCTTATCTTGGGCCAAACGAATGAAACAGTTTTCGACAGACAAAAAGGAGAGCCGAAAATCCCGGTGGAAGCGCTTTCAGTTCAACCTCTTTCCGGCCTATCGGCGAACGGGTGCCAAGGTGGAGTTTATCTCTGGGGATTGGATGGAGGTTCACATTAGTCTTCGGCTCAAGTGGAGTACACGTAATTATGTGGGAACGGTTTTCGGAGGAAGTATTTATGCCGCTCTCGATCCCATCTACATGCTCCAGCTGATTCACATTCTGGGAAAAGATTATGTGGTGTGGGACAAACGAGCTGAAATTCATTTCATTCGTCCCATTAAAAAGAAAGTAACCGCCCGATTCCTGCTTAATTCGGATCAAATCGAACAAATAAAAAAGGATGTTGCCGAGCAAAAGGAAGTCGATTTTGACCTCCAGGTTCGGTTTCAGAATTCAGCGGGTAAAACTCATGCTTTGGTCAACAAAACCCTTTATGTTTCAGAACGGTCGTATTACCAGGACAAAATAAAAAAGCGAAAATCCTAAATACTATACTCTGGCCGCACCGAACAGGTCGCTTCCATAGAATCAATTATTTTCGCCTTTCATGAGATTTATTCCACCCGCAATCCAGCTGCTTATCCTCGTTTTGTTAGGATCCGTTGTCCGATTCGTATTTGGATATCTCTTTGAACCCTGGACTCAGGCTCCTGATCAATTGGCCTGGCAACTTCTCATTGACGAAGGCAGCTGGTCTTACGACCAATTGATCCACTATCCGCACGAAGGTGGAAGCGTTTTCATTGCTCTTCTCAGTCGGTTTTTAGGTTGGTTTAGTCCTCTGCCCTCTTTGGTGGTTTCTGCCTTTCTGTTGGACTTCTTTTCCCGCCTCATTCAAATGTTAATCGTACGCCGTGTATTTGGACAACGAGATGCGCTCATTTTTGGAATTTGGACCATTCTGGCCTTGCCCATCATTCTTCCATGGGGTACGGTCAATTATGGTCTGCATTCTCTGGCTTCCCTCTTTCCATTTGTACTGATGTATTTGATCCATCGCTCCGATTCCACTCCGCGTTCTCACCTTTCGATAGGTCTGTTTCTCGGCTTCGCTGTGTGGTTTTCATACATCAATGTCGTCTTAATTCCGGTGTACGTGTTGGTCGAGTTCTTTCGATCTCCGCGGTCTCGGAATGCGCTATGGAGCCTATTGGGATTGAGCATCGTTTTAGGCATTCATGTAGGGGTCAGAACTTTTGCCGATCCCGGATTTCAGCTCGACCAAATTCCTTCAGGAAGTATTCGGGGAACGGAGTTTACCCTAAGCGACCCAGAAACCTGGAAACAGCTATACAAAGTTTGGTACGGTCCTTTGGCCGATTCTCTTCTCGTAGTGCCCAATCAGGAAAATGTATATCGCCCCATTCGCTATGTATGGTTGGCCCTGATGGGTTGGGGAATAATGGCCTACCTCAGAGCGGTAAAATTGGGAAACAGACCACAAGTCCCCTCCTGGCTGTTGGTGGCGGTTTTTCTCTTTTTGTGTTTGTATGCCTTAAGTCCGTTTTACCACAATTCACCCACAGTTACCCATTATGTTCTCTATCGCCACCTGTGTTACATTCTTCCGTTGTTGGCACTCTTCGTAACCCTTGGCCTTAATTCAGGTAAACTCAGGCAGATTGGGCTTGTGCTGTTTATCGGTTTAAGCAGTTACGGTTCTCTCCTTTTGTTTGATCAAAGTAAGTCTGAGGAAAGCGGTGAAAAAGCGGCAGGATGGGTTTTGGCGCTCAAATTTGGACATGATCCACAGCGTCTGGCCGGGCTTATTCAGGGCGAACATGAGGCCGAATACGTGGAAGGTATAGGCTGGGGAATGGGAATGGTGTTGCTTCGTTCGGACTCTATTGCTGGTGGTTCCAATGACGAGCAAATCCAGCAATTGGTGAACGCCATGGAACACTTTCCGTTGGAATATCATCCCGAGTTTATCCAGGGTGTTCAATTCAGCACTCAAAACACGGGCACCCCACAATCGGAGCAAGCTTTGTTTGATCGCTTTCTGGAAACCTACGAAAGCTCGGCGACAAATTCGGGTAAAAATTGATGGCACTTCTCTTTCCTGGAAAATCAAAATACTAACTTGGTCAAAATCCAAATTACAGGGCTATGTTAAACTGGAACGACATCATACATACAGCTACTAAGGGAAATCCCTCACCTCCACATCGGGTAGAAAAATCGGATGAAGAATGGCGGGCTCAACTCACAGAAGAGGAATTCTATGTCACTCGTCAAAAGGGAACCGAACGGGCCCATAGTTCGGATATGTGCAACTTTTTTGAGCCCGGAAAATATGCCTGTAAGTGTTGTGACACACCCTTGTTTGACTCGGAAGAGAAATTTCAGAGTGGCACCGGATGGCCTTCATTCACCCAGCCTCTCGACCCAAGTCATGTAGCCCATCACAAAGATGTAAGCTTTGGAATGGTTCGCGTGGAAGTAACTTGCAATGTGTGTGATGCTCATCTTGGCCATGTTTTTCCAGATGGTCCTGAGCCGAGTGGATTGCGGTACTGCATCAATGCAGTCTCTCTAAACAAAATGGATTCTTAACTCAAAAAACACCACATTGAAAACCGACTCTAAGCGCATTTACGGATTCGATTTGGCCCGAGGCTTGGCTTTGGTTGGAATGGTTCTGGTCAATTTTAAGACCGTAATGGTTCTTCCCTCAGAGTCAGACAAGAGTCTCTATCACCTCCTGGAACTTCTATCGGGAAAAGCAGCTGCTCTTTTTGTCGTATTGGCTGGTGTCGGCATGACTCTCATGTGGAAAGGTGCCATGGATCGAGGCGGAAAAGAAAAAGCCGCTCAGGTTCGTATTATCTTATGGAAAAGGGCACTCTTTCTGTTTGTTGTGGGAATGAGCTACTACGTCATTTGGCCGGCCGACATTCTGCACTACTATGGAGTTTACCTCAGTTTTGGGGTCTTGTTTTTAGCTCTTTCCAGAGCTACCCTTATAGCCAGCAGTCTCTTTTTGATTCTAATCTACCCGATCCTTTTGGTTACCCTAAACTACGAAGCGGGCTGGGATTGGAACACCTTGGAATACACCGACTTTTTCACGCCAACTGGATTCTTTCGAAACCTATTTTTCAATGGATTTCACCCAGTCATACCCTGGATTGCATTTCTACTCACCGGAGTTTGGGTCGGCCGATTAGATTTCAATAACAAGGCCATGGTAGCCAAACTTAGGTGGTCATCACTGGTCATTTTTGTCCTCTTCACCATTCTTTCATGGGGAGCCTTAAAAACAGCCGGCCCCTTCCTTGAAATGGATGCCGAAAGCGTTGATTTTTTGTTCTCTACCGGTCCGATGCCGCCATCCCTATTTTATATGCTTTCTGCAAGCAGCCTGGCCGTTTTTCTGATTACCCTTTGCGTTTCCATGGCCAAACGATTTCCAGATTCTCTGGTTATTCGGTCGCTTATCAGTGGAGGCCAATTAGCTCTGACCAATTATTTTGCCCATGTCGTATTGGGCATGCTCGGTCTGTTGATGGTTACTGGAAAGCTGGAACAGGCCTTTTCCATCGAATTTGCATTTGGTTATAGCCTGCTTTTTAGCCTTTTCCTGGTCATTGGATCGCACCTTTGGAAAATGAAAAAAGGCCGAGGCCCTTTGGAAACGCTCATGCGGAAAGTAACCGGCTAATCTTCAAAGCCTTCCATACCTCATGTTTTCTGAATTTCAAAGGTTTTGACAAGGAATAAGTCGGAAGCAATTCACCACCATTTCTTTAAAATGGATTAATTAATTCCTAACTTGCCGAAAGCCGTAAAATTTATTGCTTTACACACCGTTAGCACCGCATCGGAAATTATCGATTCACATCTATGACAGGAAACAAGAAGATCATCCTCGAAGCCTACCGTAATTTGAAACACAAGGTTTCGGGCGAATCCTCCCAATCGCTTAGAGATTCATTAAAGAAGTACGGAGATTCCGTTGAATTGACGTACAAGTATTGTCCGGATTTAGATGAGCACCCCCTCGCAATAAACGCTGCCAAGGCCGTTATCGCCGCCGAACCTCAAGGGATTAGCAAATCGGAAAAGGTTTACCAGCTTTTGGCTGGAAATAGCAACAAATTTGCAGAAGAAAAGGTCTTTGAAGTAGCCCGGGAAGTGGGCCTTAACATGGACCAATTCGAAAAAGATTTTCACGATCCGCAGACTCAAGCTCGTATTGAAAAAGACATTGAAGATTCGAAGCATTGTGGCCTTTGGGTTTTCCCTGGAATTACCATCGACGGATCGCCTTACAACGGAGCCTGGGATGATGACTCCCTCTTTGCAGCCATCGAAAATCGGGGAAGCCAGGAATTTGACAAGGCCATAGAAAGCTTCTTTCAATGGGGTGCTTCAGCCGCTGCCGCCTTGATCATTGCCACGGCCGCTGCCCTGATCATGGTCAACTTCGGTTTTTTCGACCTCTATGAGCACTGGCGACACACCAAAATGGGACTGGCATTCGGAGAACATGACCTAATGCTCCACCTGGAAATTTGGATCAACGACTTTTTGATGGCCATTTTCTTTTTAATGATTGGACTGGAAATTAAAAAGGAGGTATTGGATGGGGAACTATCCGATATGAAACGAGCCGCCATGCCAGTGATTGGAGCTTTAGGTGGAATGACCATTCCTGCCCTTATCTATTTTTTGATGAATACCGGAACTCCCACCGCCAATGGCTGGGGAATTCCCATGGCTACAGATATTGCCTTTACCCTGGGACTCATGGCCTTATTAGGCTCCCGGGTGCCTATATCACTCAAAGTATTTATCTCCGCCCTGGCCGTAGCGGATGACTTGGGAGCGATTGTCGTGATCGCCCTATTCTATGGTCACGGGTTCCACGTCATGCCCTTCTTAGGAGCATTGATTGTGATTGCTCTGATGTTTTACCTCAACAAAAAGAAGGTTTACGACATGACAGCCTACGTGGGCCTTGGGCTCATACTTTGGTTTCTCATCTTTCAAAGTGGACTCCATGCCACGCTTGCTGGGGTGATCACGGCCATTCTAATTCCATCACGTAGAAATGCAGATCTGTCCTTGATTGCGCGTCAAACAGCCATTGTTTTTGACAAGGAACTCGAAAAGATAAACGACGACGGAAACGACCAAAAACACATTGGATTTGCATCCCTTGGCTTACTTCAAAACTCCATTGAACGACTTCGGGAACCCAGTGACCATTTGATGCATTCTTTGGAAAAAATGGTCAACTTTCTAATCCTCCCCGTGTTTGCATTCTTCAATACCGGAATCCTCATTGTGGCGGATAAACTCGATCTTTTTGCCCCCGTTAGTCTGGGCGTTGTATTGGGCCTTGCGATTGGAAAACCACTGGGAATTGTAGGTGCATGCTGGCTGGCATCCAAGTTGAAAATTGCTCAGTTGTCTCCCGAAATAAACTGGCCTCAGTTGATGGGGGCCTCGTGCCTGGCCGGAGTAGGATTTACCATGTCTATTGTGGTGGCTTCAAGTGCCTTTTCCGGAGATCTTTTGACTTCTTCCAAAATCAGTATTCTTATCGCCTCCTTGATTTCAGCAGTGGTGGGATTAGTTATTCTAAGAGCAGTGACCAAAAAAGCCTAAGCTTTTAGCCCACAATCTGCATGATGTTGTCCAGGTAGTGTAAAGTCCAGAAAAGGCATTGCATGTGGATCATTTGGTCGAACCCTATGATGGGGTAAAACTTGCGAGGTTCGTCACGGTATTTGTGGACAAGCTTGCTCGTAAAAAAGTCGGTTATTAAATGCAGGGCTCCGTTAACAAGTGCAAAGAATATGGCTTGTTTAAAAGGCAAAAGCAGGAGGCTGAAAAGCAGAAGGGTTGTGGAATAGGTAGCCACATGAAGGCATAACCATTTCAAACTATAGCTCTTCTTCAAAGCCATATTCGAAGACTGGAAGAGAAAATCCCCAGCCCAGTGGGCCACCAATAGCATGCTAAAAGTCACGTCGAAAAGATAGGTATTAACTGAATGATAGTCCGTACCTAAAGAATTGGATCGGAATTCGGAAGGCCAGCTTAACTAAGAACTATCCAAAATTTTCTGCCAATCAGGCAATCTCCAACTCTGGAATCGCCCAAAAGCCCAATGATAAAGAGCTTTTCCGGATCATGTTGTCCCCATTCCTTCCACCACCAGCTTGTAACCCACACCGCGAATATTGATGATCTTGATGCTTGGATCGGCCTCCAGTTTCTTACGCAGTCGGGAAACAAATACATCTAAGGTTCGGCCAACGTAACCGCCCTCATCGCCCCAAACCCGGTTGAGGATTTCTTCCCTCTTCACCGTTTGATTGCGGCGGTTGATAAAGAGGTGCAGCAATTCGGATTCCTTGCCGGTTAATTCGGTTTTGTTTTCTTCCAATGCCAGCTCCATACTACTGGGATTAAAGGAAAAATTGCCCACATTTAAGGCTGCGGAGGTGGACAATTGAGAGCCATTTTCCGGGCTATGGCCCTTGCCTTTAATTCTCAAAACAAGCAATCCAACGGACAAAATCAAAAAACCAATGATCCACCCTAAATACCCGAATTCAGATTCTTCCGTTTCACCGGGCTCTGAAGGATCGATCAAAGGAGAGGTTTGTGCAAGCTGTTCTGGAGGCCCGATTAGGGTAATCATCAAATCGTAACATCCAGTAGGATGCTCTCGAGCCTGGCAGGGTATCAATTCCTTTTGTTCAGGCAATCCTACTTCGAAGCTGTAGACTACGGCCCGGGAATCACATTCCTCCACCTCCACTCGGTAACTCGAAGCAATTTCCGTTTCCAGCATGACCTCTCGGATAGCCTTGACCAAATCGGCGCTCACAAAATGAAAATCAGATTCCAGCGGAATCTTGTATCGATCCCCGTCCTTCACAATGGGCATAATTCGGGAAGATGAATCTCCAGAGGCCAACAAAACCTGGTGCCCCACCATTCTTAAAACCACCTGAATTCGCCCTTCATCCACATTGGATCGAGCATGGAGCAAGGGACCGCCCGCCATTAGCAGGAGGAACAAACCAGCTCTTATATAATGCCCAAAAATGACCATGGAGTAAAGCTATGAGATTCTCTGCGCTCTACGAAGGTAAAGACATCATTTTACGTTAATTTACACTTCGCTAACCTTTAATTACAGAGCTTTTACGCTTCTTCGCCTTCTCCTCCGGTAGCTTTGGACAAAACGATCAAATTATGCGAATTTCTCTTCTTCTTTTTATTAGTCTGGTTACCTTAATTGGATTGCTATCAACAGGATTTAACCAGAGCCCAGAACCGGAAACTAAAAATTGTACCCCCTCTTCTTCTCCCACCTGGAAATGGAAACATGAGGCCATTTTATCCCAAAGATCCCCCGGTGGTTTAAAAGCTTTTTATCAAGTAAACAGCCCCCAAAAAAAGTTCCTCCGACCCAGCGAATTGTTGCAGGCCAAAACCCTGGAAGATCTTATTCCTGATTACCCGACCCATTGGATTCAGGATTACCAATCGGTGGAAATTCGAGGCCTGGTCAATCAGGATTCGGCTAAGGCTTTTGGCTCCAATATCGAATTGAGTCCGGAGCAATTGAAACTTATTCAGACCGCCGATATGAATTCATCTTTGGAAATTCGTGTTGGGTATGCCACGGCTAATGCGGCTACCGGTGAAACAGATTATCGAACGCTGAAATACTATTCGGCCATTGCCCCTGAACAATCCGCACAATTTCCGGGCGGACACCAAGCGCTATTGGATTACTTAAAAAACGAACACCAAAAAATGGATGAATCCGATCCGGATGTCCCGGTATGGGTGGTAAATGTTTCTTTCCAGGTTGATCCCAACGGAAAAGTTGTCCATGTTCAGTTGGATCAAACCAGTGGTGACCCGGTATGGGATCAAAATTGGATTGAACTGGTGCAAAACCTCCCTACCTGGTCGCCTGCCTTGGACGGCAAGGGTAATACCATCAGCCAACAATTCATTGCTGTAGTTGGAAACCAGGGCTGCTAAACCCTATTCCATCCGAGTAATCCGCTTGATAACAGGTTCTCCATTTCCTTGCAGATGAAGGGTATATACACCCACCGGAAGCGAACTAAAATCAAGGGTTGAGACCTTATTTTCCAAGACACCTGACCGAACCATTCGGCCCTGTGCGTCCATCAACTCGAAGCTCATGAGGGTTTCAACAAAGCTTATGGTCAAGGATTCTTTAACTGGATTTGGATAGACCTGTACACGATCTGGGTCTGCTTTATCACCTTCTATCGAATTGGAGGCATAGGTAAAGCAGGCCAAGGTATCTCTACAACTTCCCTGGCTCACTTGCACAGCATAATTGCCAAACTGAGCCGGTGAGAATGTTCTATTCAATTCACCTTGGATTCGAGCATATCCCTGGTTGCAATCCAACCACTGGTAGGTAGTATAAGGCACCGAGGTTTCCAGATCTTGCCCATTTTGCACCACCTGACCTGTAGCCAAGGTATCGATGGTCAACTGAAACACCCAGGCTGTATCGCAAGACTGTCCAGCCAGAGAAGTATCCCTGTAGGTACCGGAGGTGGTCCAGGTATAATTTCCGCTGGGCGAGGTGTAGGAATTACAGGTTTTAATACTCTGAGAGGGAGCCTGGTAAATCGTATTGATTGTCAAATTAATATTCAGAATACTATCACATCCACTTACCGCCTGAAGCGTATCGTTATAGTTACCCGATACGGTCCAGGTATGTCTTCCACTTGGCGAAGTATAGGACTTGCAGTCGGCCGCTTGAACGGTGGTGTAAACGACGGGCAAAATGGTCAGGTGAAATTGATGAATCGTATCAACCCCGGAACTGGACAGCGTATCAAAATACACACCTGATTGAGTGATGAATTTTCCTCCTGGTAACTTATAGAATCGGCAAGCGCTTACCTGGTGAGACTTCAAAAAATAGCTCGACTTGGGGCTACCAAAAAGAACACCAGCCTTGCCAACCGAGCTGTGATTGAATTCGCCTCCTGCCCAGATTCGGCCATTGGGTAATCGCTCTATACAATTCACTTTGCTGTCCAATCCAAGGTTTCCTCTTTTTACCAGGGTATCGATTGGATTTCCCACCGAATCGAAGGTTAGAATTAGGGCATGGGTAATATCCTTTCCCTGGAGGGTATCCATTTGCATTCCACCTACATATAGCTGCTTGCTTTTCGGATCTTCAGCCAAGGATGTAGGGAGATCGGCTTTGTGAGCCAGAGGTCCAGTGTACGACGAACGCCATATGATGCTCCCATTTTGTGCACTGACCTTGTAAACGTCCAAATGACTTTGAGACATTCCCACCATGAATATGGCCGAGGAATCATGGCTATAAATCAAGCGATAGGTTTCGGATTGTGCTGCATAATAGCTTATCCAATTGGTGTTGTTTCCAGCCAGGTTGTAAGATACCAAACAGGCTCTACCTTGCACATCTTTTCCGGTGATCAATATTTCTTGAGGCGATACTTTCAGTACTTCATTGGAATGAGTCAAAGCGGAGAAATAATCGTAGCGAGTAGACTTGTAATTAACGACCTCTAAAACTTCATTTTCTGAAAAATAATAAAAGGTACCCGCCTTAAATTGAACGGTTTGATTGATGATGGAGTGCTTTTCATGATAGCCTCCAATGTTGCCGGTTTTACCTATCGAATTTGAGTTATAGAGTTGCCCCATATCGGTGGATGGTCCATTGTGACTTCCTTTTACAAGGATATATGGGGTGGTGGAATCTGGTATGAGCTGAAATGGAAATCCGTAGTAGTAACTCGGGCTCGTCCCTTTGCTCCTTACAATTTGCCCCGAATCATTCACTTGCATGAAGATAAAATCGGTGGGATTATCATCTATATAAGGTGGTTTAGAGTCTCCCCTAATGTCGTAAGCCATGATAAGCACATCTCCATTGGGCATAAAATCAAAACCTAAAGGGCGCATTAATAGCCAACTATCTAACCAGGTGCGGAATTGAAGATTTTGATTGAAATCATACTTCTCTAATAATCCCCGGTTTCCTTCTTGTTTGAGCACGTAGGTATGGTTCCCGTTTTTCTTGATTTCGATGACCGATGACGGGTATTCGATTCCGGCTAATCCCAATCTCCTCACCTTGGAGGGAGCTCCGGTTGTGGTGTCCAATTCGGCCGCTGTGACCCAGGTTTTCTCGCAATGGTAGCAGTCTGTTGCCGTGTATTCAAGATCTCCAAAAACCAGCAACTTTCCGTTAACCCAATTGATAACGTGGCCATCTGAAGTCAGGTCTTTACGTGAGGTATCCCGAGTAATCGTCGATTCCCAAAGGACTTGTCCATTATTGGTATTCATCTTTAGGTTTCCCCAGCAACCTGGTCCGGTATTCGCATCTCCGTAATATCCGGTGATGTAGGCCATATCTCCCACCATTTCCACATCCAATGGACCCTGCTCATCGCCATGGCGTACACCAGGATTTCCTTGTCCTTTAAAGCTATATTGAGTATGGTAATCAAACTTGAGCGTGGATTTGTTGAATCGGGAAAACTTGAAATAGTAGGTACTTCCTCCTACGGTAGAATGGCGAAATAAAAAGACCAAGCCGCCCTTGTGGTCAATGCAGTGGGCTACATTATAATCCACGTTGATATTCTCGTCATGTACCACTGCTCCATTGGCCGGATTGATTTTCATAAATAGCCCAGGCGACCACCTGTCTTTTCCATAGAGATAGAGATCATTGGCGGAATCCAGGTAAAGAAATAAGCCTTCCCGTAAATCCTTTTGCTGAGCATAACCGACCCTCCAAATGATGCTATCCGGATTTGCTCCTGAAATTTTGAAAAGGCTATCGCCAACGCAGGAATACATATCACCTGCAGAATCTACTACAAAATGCCTGGAGTCACCCGATACCTTAGACTGGTGAGTGGATAGGGTATCACCGGTTAATTTGCTGATAAAGGCAAATCCTTTTCTTCCTGATCCTTCATAGCCCATCAACAATTTGGTGGCATCATATTCCTTAAAAAAGGAGAAATTCCACCCCTTGATAAAGAAGGGCTTTTTCCACAGAATCTGACCGGATTGATAATCGACCTTCCAGATTTCCCGCAAGTAATTATTGGTACGACGCAAATTGTAGGCATACACCACCGAATCGTTCCATACCATTTCCTTGATGCCCTCATCCCGATACTGACTAAAGTTGTAGACTGAGGTATCGGTATCTCCCGTAGTCCAAACCAGATTTCCGTTGGAATCTACCTTGGTAATGCATGATTGGTGAAGGTATGGATTGGCATTTTCACCACCCAACAAGGTGTAAGGATCGCAATGAATGGAACAAATAATGCTTCCGGAATTGGCGGTGCTGGTATCGGTAAAATAGTGTTCGGTCAATTGAGCTCGAACCGAGTAAACCAGAAAAAGGAGAACAAGCAGTACTCCTGATTTGATTGGCAATGAATTCATAGCGGATTAGGTCAAATTATTAAGGCTTCAAAAATACAATGAAAAACAGTTGAAACCCCGAATTGTTTAACCCCGCCAAACCATTGCACCCCTCCAAAAAGGGCAAGCCCAATGACGGACTGCCCTATTGAAGAAGTTCACTGCATTAAGTCAAATTCAGCCCGATGTTCGAAGCATTTTGCAGCACTGCTTCCCGGGAAGGTCGTTCGGATTGTAGGGAGGCCGTGGATGAACTAAACCACTTTTCAATTTGACGTATCACTTCTCCAAACGGAATGCGCAATACAACCGAAAAAACAATGATCATTACGCCAATAACAATGAGGACAATACCCAGTCCTAACGCTGCCGTACCAAATCCGAATGCCCATAACAACAAGGCTCCAATGATGGCGATTATCACGCCGATAATGGCCACTACAATTCCTATTACACCACCAATGATCATCGCCAGTTCCTGCGATTTTTCCGGAGTAAGTGCTGCTGCTTCGGAAGCGGTCAAGTTTAAATCACCTCCATTTTGAATACGTGCCAGGTAACTTTTGAAGAATGGCAAGGGCTTGAGCACCTCAGCAACCAATCCCAATTGAGTCGCATCAATTTTACCGAGAAGATTCAACTCCTGTTCCGATAGATTGGCATTGCAAATCACCTTCATCAAATCGCGGCTAAAGCCCGCATGTTTTTTGAGAAACGATTCGCTTTCATCGTCCATGTAGGGAAAAGGTTTCTTATTGGTCAGTTGAAAGAGTTGATTTTCCTTTGGCTTTCCATTATCTCCCTCCCAACGCTGCATTCGTCCGGTTCGGTAATCCACATCCAGATACTCGCCCCGAGTACTCTCTTTAAAGGCCACCCGATCACCCACTTGTATCATTTCAAACAGGTCCGATCCATCATCCGTTTTGCCCCAGGTGATAGCTCCACCATTGGGCTCAATAGCGACTGCCCTTCGCTCTCCTACGTCTTCACGCAGGGTAATCAATCGTACTTTGTTTGTCCCTTCCACAGGCACCACCACAAATCGTTGATCGTTTTGCCCCGTTCGTGCCCAGCGAACCACGTCGTGATTGGCCAAATTCCAGGCCCCGACGGCCACATTTTCGTCCCGGGTAAATTCCTTGATTTCGTAACTGTAAAGATCCAAGTCCATCATAATGCTTCATGTATTGATTCCCTCAAACCTAACTCCCTTTGAAGGGA is a window encoding:
- a CDS encoding helix-turn-helix transcriptional regulator gives rise to the protein MKLYHQDEKEGGLFQMSDFTCPTENIRMNTERLYRIIWVLEDGCEFLVDTLPVKVNKNQLIFFTPHNQVEFLSDEHKVISLSFNREFYCINDHDHEVSCYGFLFYGSTSAPVVTLDEEQAESLHNLIQVFREEFHFTDHIQGEMLRVLLKRLLIKSSRLTKQLLINPEIKDSQLDIVRRFNVLVEMHFRQKHQVKDYADLLFKSPKTLSNLFAQYNSQSPLQVINQRLVLEAKRLLAHSDKTVEELAFELGYSDAANFSRFFKKHVGESPISFRKRQLVA
- a CDS encoding YiiD C-terminal domain-containing protein, with the translated sequence MMKPLSWAKRMKQFSTDKKESRKSRWKRFQFNLFPAYRRTGAKVEFISGDWMEVHISLRLKWSTRNYVGTVFGGSIYAALDPIYMLQLIHILGKDYVVWDKRAEIHFIRPIKKKVTARFLLNSDQIEQIKKDVAEQKEVDFDLQVRFQNSAGKTHALVNKTLYVSERSYYQDKIKKRKS
- the msrB gene encoding peptide-methionine (R)-S-oxide reductase MsrB, giving the protein MLNWNDIIHTATKGNPSPPHRVEKSDEEWRAQLTEEEFYVTRQKGTERAHSSDMCNFFEPGKYACKCCDTPLFDSEEKFQSGTGWPSFTQPLDPSHVAHHKDVSFGMVRVEVTCNVCDAHLGHVFPDGPEPSGLRYCINAVSLNKMDS
- a CDS encoding DUF1624 domain-containing protein, whose product is MKTDSKRIYGFDLARGLALVGMVLVNFKTVMVLPSESDKSLYHLLELLSGKAAALFVVLAGVGMTLMWKGAMDRGGKEKAAQVRIILWKRALFLFVVGMSYYVIWPADILHYYGVYLSFGVLFLALSRATLIASSLFLILIYPILLVTLNYEAGWDWNTLEYTDFFTPTGFFRNLFFNGFHPVIPWIAFLLTGVWVGRLDFNNKAMVAKLRWSSLVIFVLFTILSWGALKTAGPFLEMDAESVDFLFSTGPMPPSLFYMLSASSLAVFLITLCVSMAKRFPDSLVIRSLISGGQLALTNYFAHVVLGMLGLLMVTGKLEQAFSIEFAFGYSLLFSLFLVIGSHLWKMKKGRGPLETLMRKVTG
- the nhaA gene encoding Na+/H+ antiporter NhaA, giving the protein MTGNKKIILEAYRNLKHKVSGESSQSLRDSLKKYGDSVELTYKYCPDLDEHPLAINAAKAVIAAEPQGISKSEKVYQLLAGNSNKFAEEKVFEVAREVGLNMDQFEKDFHDPQTQARIEKDIEDSKHCGLWVFPGITIDGSPYNGAWDDDSLFAAIENRGSQEFDKAIESFFQWGASAAAALIIATAAALIMVNFGFFDLYEHWRHTKMGLAFGEHDLMLHLEIWINDFLMAIFFLMIGLEIKKEVLDGELSDMKRAAMPVIGALGGMTIPALIYFLMNTGTPTANGWGIPMATDIAFTLGLMALLGSRVPISLKVFISALAVADDLGAIVVIALFYGHGFHVMPFLGALIVIALMFYLNKKKVYDMTAYVGLGLILWFLIFQSGLHATLAGVITAILIPSRRNADLSLIARQTAIVFDKELEKINDDGNDQKHIGFASLGLLQNSIERLREPSDHLMHSLEKMVNFLILPVFAFFNTGILIVADKLDLFAPVSLGVVLGLAIGKPLGIVGACWLASKLKIAQLSPEINWPQLMGASCLAGVGFTMSIVVASSAFSGDLLTSSKISILIASLISAVVGLVILRAVTKKA
- a CDS encoding DUF3307 domain-containing protein, which gives rise to MTFSMLLVAHWAGDFLFQSSNMALKKSYSLKWLCLHVATYSTTLLLFSLLLLPFKQAIFFALVNGALHLITDFFTSKLVHKYRDEPRKFYPIIGFDQMIHMQCLFWTLHYLDNIMQIVG
- a CDS encoding winged helix-turn-helix transcriptional regulator: MFLLLMAGGPLLHARSNVDEGRIQVVLRMVGHQVLLASGDSSSRIMPIVKDGDRYKIPLESDFHFVSADLVKAIREVMLETEIASSYRVEVEECDSRAVVYSFEVGLPEQKELIPCQAREHPTGCYDLMITLIGPPEQLAQTSPLIDPSEPGETEESEFGYLGWIIGFLILSVGLLVLRIKGKGHSPENGSQLSTSAALNVGNFSFNPSSMELALEENKTELTGKESELLHLFINRRNQTVKREEILNRVWGDEGGYVGRTLDVFVSRLRKKLEADPSIKIINIRGVGYKLVVEGMGTT